A window of Nicotiana tabacum cultivar K326 chromosome 24, ASM71507v2, whole genome shotgun sequence contains these coding sequences:
- the LOC107769037 gene encoding bZIP transcription factor TGA10-like yields the protein MGFEGSYSTEQENKLSFGVGVHFMASSNKSNDDLLLNNNSQISFGSQQQFFHSPQQQHDQHQLQNNSNQISFGLLQQQSSSSSNPGNFINKDNSGAYDLGELDQALFLYLDGQEPSSIQDQRQNSGMRPPTLNIFPSQPMHIEPSSTKANNGLVSQSTSGSKKSSQPSMAKTDIIPSASGPEPPKTAKREGIRKGPTSSSEQDAPKTPDPKTLRRLAQNREAARKSRLRKKAYVQQLETSRIRLAQLEQEIQRARSQGFYAGGSALQAGDQGLAVNMANISSDAAIFDLEYARWLEEHHRLMCELRNAVQEHLQENELRIYVENCITHYDEIMNLKCMLAKSDVFHLVSGLWKTPAERCFLWMGDFRPSELLKIILSQIEPLTENQLMGICGLQQSTQEAEDALSQGLESLNQSISDTIASDALACPQNMANYMGQMALAMNKLSTVEGFLRQADNLRHQMIHRLHQILTTRQAARCFLSIGEYFHRLRALSSLWLARPRQE from the exons ATGGGATTTGAAGGATCTTATTCAACAGAGCAAGAAAATAAGCTTTCTTTTGGTGTTGGAGTTCATTTCATGGCTTCCTCTAACAAAAGCAATGACGACCTTTTACTAAATAATAATAGTCAAATTTCTTTTGGAAGCCAACAACAGTTTTTTCATAGTCCTCAGCAGCAACATGATCAGCACCAACTTCAAAATAATAGTAATCAGATTTCTTTTGGTCTGTTACAACAGCAGTCATCTTCTTCATCAAATCCTGGAAATTTCAT AAACAAAGATAATAGTGGAGCTTATGATTTGGGAGAACTAGATCAAGCACTTTTTCTTTATCTTGACGGACAAGAGCCTTCTTCAATCCAAGATCAAAGAC AGAATTCTGGGATGAGGCCACCAACTCTCAACATTTTTCCATCACAGCCAATGCATATCGAGCCTTCCTCAACTAAG GCAAATAATGGATTAGTTTCACAATCTACAAGTGGTTCCAAGAAATCATCTCAGCCGTCCATGGCTAAAACTGATATTATTCCTTCTGCTTCTGGACCTGAACCACCCAAAACTGCTAAG CGAGAGGGAATTCGGAAAGGTCCAACTTCAAGTTCAGAGCAAGATGCACCCAAAACACCAGACCCCAAG ACATTAAGGCGACTTGCTCAGAATAGAGAAGCAGCTAGGAAAAGCAGACTTAGGAAAAAG GCTTATGTTCAACAGCTAGAGACAAGTAGAATAAGACTAGCACAATTAGAGCAAGAAATACAAAGGGCAAGATCTCAA GGATTTTATGCTGGTGGAAGTGCTCTTCAAGCAGGAGACCAAGGCCTTGCTGTTAATATGGCCAATATCAGCTCAG ATGCTGCAATTTTCGACTTAGAGTATGCAAGATGGCTGGAGGAACACCATCGTCTAATGTGCGAGCTTAGGAATGCAGTACAGGAGCATTTGCAAGAGAACGAACTTCGTATCTACGTCGAAAATTGTATAACACATTATGACGAGATAATGAACCTCAAATGCATGCTTGCAAAATCTGATGTCTTTCATCTCGTTTCTGGCTTATGGAAAACTCCAGCTGAACGTTGTTTCTTGTGGATGGGTGATTTCCGGCCATCCGAGCTTCTCAAA ATAATACTGAGTCAGATTGAGCCATTAACAGAAAACCAACTAATGGGAATATGTGGGTTACAACAATCAACACAAGAAGCTGAGGATGCTCTCTCACAAGGATTGGAATCTCTAAATCAATCAATCTCAGACACAATTGCCTCTGATGCATTGGCTTGCCCACAGAATATGGCCAATTACATGGGCCAAATGGCTCTTGCCATGAACAAACTCTCTACTGTTGAAGGTTTCCTTAGACAG GCCGACAATTTGAGGCACCAAATGATTCATAGGCTGCATCAAATCTTGACTACTCGTCAAGCCGCGAGGTGTTTTCTGTCAATCGGCGAATATTTTCATCGGCTTCGAGCTCTCAGCTCTCTCTGGCTGGCTCGCCCTCGACAGGAATAG